ACAATCGAGCGCTGGGGCGTATAGGTGCGAAAACCGTGGTTGCGCAACATTGATCAGTTTCGCGCCGCCCGCAGTCGCCGGACTTGACGCGGCCACCACCAGGCGACCAGCTCCGCCGACGGCTCGTCACTCACCGCGGGTGACGAATCTCTGCGAGGGTTCAACAAGTGGCACGTATGCTCAATCGCCGTGATAGCCAGTCTCGATGCAGGTCTGCGGGATTCCGAAGGTGAAACCGCGCCCGCGCGCTTCGTGATCGCCCACGACGACTACCACGCGGAGCTGGTGGGAAGGGCCGCCGATGGTCGGCAGTTCTTCATCACAACCCCGTTCGGTTCTGCGACATACGGTCAGACCAGCACCGAGTTCGTGGCGCGATACCTGTTCGACGCAGAGGGTGCACTCGTCGACGCGACGATAGTCCCCCTCGGAGCCCGGCCCGAGACGGTGGCGCTCCCAGGAAACGGGTGGCGGTTCACCGCCCAGGCAGAGGCGCTTGAGCAGCTCCTGAGCGAAATCCAGCCCGTTGCCTTCGGGAACATCGAGATATCCCCGTTCTCGATTACCGCGCACGGGCAGGAATTCGGTCTGATTCTTCACGGGCCGGACCCCGAACATCCAGACGATGACGACTGGCACTGGACAGTCACCGTGGAACCGGGCGACTACATGGCCTTCTACTCGCCCTGGGACAGCGGCGAATACGACACGTGAAAAGGGTGTCGGTGGATACCGTCGACTGATTCAGCGGCAGTCTCTTCGGCTTCCACGGCCGCGGGCGGAAGCCGAAGAACCCTGACCGCCAACCTCGGAGCGGCCGACCGGTCTCACCACCAACCGGTCGCCGGCCCGAGGAGGCGATCGAGTTCCGGCGTCAAGGTGCGCACGTAGGTTGCGGTCAGGTGGTTCGAGTCGCGGTAGATCAGCACGTTGCCCTCGATGACGCGGCACCGGTCGGTCCGGCACACGGCGTCGGACAGGTCGAGGAGCTGGACGGTGGGGAGGTCGGCGGTCGCGGCCTGCGCCGGGTCCACCACGGACAGCACGTCCGCCCGGTCGATCCCGCAGGACTCGGCGGTGCCGCCGCGGCGGGCCAGGCAGTCGGCGGCGCGGTACTGGACGCCGTTGCTCTCGAGCCACGGCGTGTCACGCAGTCCGATGACCGGCAGGTCGCGGTCGGCGAGTTCGTGCCACAGCGCGGTGTAGGTGTCGGGGGTGTAGTCCCCGGGGCCGTCGGGGACGGGCCGGGTGGAGGTGCTGAACACGAAGTCGGGCCGCGACTCGGTCAGCGCGTCGACGACGCCGAATGTCCACTCCTCGCACTCGCCGACCTCGGCGTCGGGGCTCGGGGGGAGAACCGCCGGGCAGCCCACCTTCAAGAAGGTTTCCACCCGGAAACGGTGTTCCTGGCCGAGCAGGTCGAGCGCCGGCAGCCAGTGCTCGGCGTGCGATCCGCCGATCAGCGCGATGGCGCGTTCGGCGTCGGGATCCCCGTAGGTACAGGTCAGTGGGTCGATCTGGCCCGGCTGTGACATGCAGTCGTCGAGCGTGGCAGCAGGCAGGTCGGCGTGCGCCACGTAGCGGGACGGCTCCTCGCGGGCGTGCGGGACGTCGGCGCCCGCGAACAGCGCCGCCGCCCCGGGGTGGGTCAGCGGATCGAGATCGGCTTGTTGCGCCCACTGTTCGGTGCGGCGGTCGATGAACCCGGCCCACGTCACCGATCCCGCGGCCAGCAGGACCGCAAGCGTCGACGCGACCGCGACGAGTGCCGTCCGCGTGTGTCCGGTGCCGGAAGGCCGCCGGATCGGCGTCTCGATCAGCCGGGTGGTCAACTCGGCTAGGACCAGCGACAGTGCGATCACGACGAGGCCACCGGTCAGCCCGGCTTCCGTGCGGTCGCTGAGCACGAGGTAGACGATCAGGATCGGCCAATGCCACAGGTACAGGGCATACGCGATCGTCCCGAGGCGCAGCAGCGGCCGGGACGCGAGCGCGCGGGTGAACGGGTTGCCGTCCGCGCTGCCGGTCTCGACGCTGCCGGCGACGATCAGCGCCAGTGCGGCGCCGACCGGAACGAGGGCCCACGGACCGGGGAACTCCGAGCGGCCGTCGAGGAGCATCCCGCAGCCGAACACGATCGCCAGTCCCGCGACCGACAGCGCGATCCGCGCCGGGCAGGGAACCCGCAGCCACGGTGCGACACAGGCGAGCACGCCACCCGCGAGCAACTCCCACATGCGCGCGTTGGTGTCGTAGTACAGCCACGTCTGCGGCAGGTCGCTCGTGGCCGCGTAGGTGAGCGACGCCACGGCGAGGACCGCGAGCAGGGCCGTGAGCGGGCCGCGGACCGAGCGGCCGCGGGCACGCAGCAGCCATGCCGAGCCGAACACCACGACGAGCGCGGCCAGATAGAACTGGCCCTGCACCGAGATCGACCAAAGATGTTGCAGCGGACTGACGGACGGGTCGGCGGCCAGGTAGTCGCTGGCGGTGTCGGCGAGGTGCCAGTTCTGGAGGAACAGCAGCGACGCGGTGGTCTGTTTTGCGGTCTCGAACCACGACGTGGCGGGGTGGTACGCGACCGTGAACACCGCGACCGCGGCCAGGACGACGACGAGCGCGGGAACGAGGCGGCGGGTGACGCGGCGCACGACCGGGACCGGGTCCAGCGGCGCCGGCGACTCCGCGCTGCGCAGCAGTGATCCGATGAAGAAGTAGCCCGACAGCACGAGGAAGATATCGACGCCGCCGGAGACCCGGCCGAACCACACGTGGTAGACGACCACCAGTCCGATCGCGAGCCCGCGGAGCCCGTC
This genomic stretch from Prescottella soli harbors:
- a CDS encoding acyltransferase family protein — its product is MSARATDRSTGHQQGSAAPVRAPHRHDLDGLRGLAIGLVVVYHVWFGRVSGGVDIFLVLSGYFFIGSLLRSAESPAPLDPVPVVRRVTRRLVPALVVVLAAVAVFTVAYHPATSWFETAKQTTASLLFLQNWHLADTASDYLAADPSVSPLQHLWSISVQGQFYLAALVVVFGSAWLLRARGRSVRGPLTALLAVLAVASLTYAATSDLPQTWLYYDTNARMWELLAGGVLACVAPWLRVPCPARIALSVAGLAIVFGCGMLLDGRSEFPGPWALVPVGAALALIVAGSVETGSADGNPFTRALASRPLLRLGTIAYALYLWHWPILIVYLVLSDRTEAGLTGGLVVIALSLVLAELTTRLIETPIRRPSGTGHTRTALVAVASTLAVLLAAGSVTWAGFIDRRTEQWAQQADLDPLTHPGAAALFAGADVPHAREEPSRYVAHADLPAATLDDCMSQPGQIDPLTCTYGDPDAERAIALIGGSHAEHWLPALDLLGQEHRFRVETFLKVGCPAVLPPSPDAEVGECEEWTFGVVDALTESRPDFVFSTSTRPVPDGPGDYTPDTYTALWHELADRDLPVIGLRDTPWLESNGVQYRAADCLARRGGTAESCGIDRADVLSVVDPAQAATADLPTVQLLDLSDAVCRTDRCRVIEGNVLIYRDSNHLTATYVRTLTPELDRLLGPATGWW